The following are encoded together in the Daucus carota subsp. sativus chromosome 5, DH1 v3.0, whole genome shotgun sequence genome:
- the LOC108222288 gene encoding disease resistance protein Pik-1 has product MKQRIEVKVTIKNDKGRSKAMQIVAGIEGVSSVTLGGEDKNILIVIGDGVDAVTLTQALIKKLGGATLVRVGPLNEYGRFDDQEEAAASMVYVGQSNNYGDYSYGQPRYSYYNSPRYPPPYYDQYYQQPDKW; this is encoded by the exons ATGAAG CAAAGGATCGAGGTGAAGGTAACTATCAAGAACGATAAAGGCCGTTCAAAAGCTATGCAGATTGTTGCTGGAATAGAGG GTGTGAGCTCGGTAACGCTAGGAGGAGAAGATAAGAACATACTAATTGTGATCGGAGATGGCGTGGATGCAGTCACCTTGACACAAGCATTGATCAAGAAACTCGGAGGCGCCACCTTGGTGAGGGTGGGACCACTTAATGAATACGGTCGATTTGATGATCAAGAAGAAGCTGCAGCATCCATGGTTTATGTTGGTCAATCAAATAATTACGGGGACTATAGTTATGGTCAACCAAGATATAGCTACTACAATTCGCCGAGGTATCCTCCTCCTTACTATGATCAATATTATCAGCAGCCTGATAAGTGGTGA
- the LOC108222508 gene encoding heavy metal-associated isoprenylated plant protein 16: MLQRIIVKVAMKKDKDRSKAMKVVAGVTGVISVKIGGDDQNTLTVIGSEVDAVRLARSLMKKFGSASLVKVEQVVKVYRFDQEQYAASMIYEGQRADNYNNNYGQPSFYNTTPLPQYTPQYHYPYEKPNYDSGCSIM; the protein is encoded by the exons ATGCTG CAAAGGATTATCGTAAAAGTGGCCATGAAAAAGGACAAAGACAGATCAAAGGCTATGAAGGTTGTCGCAGGAGTTACAG GCGTGATCTCAGTAAAGATAGGAGGAGACGACCAAAACACCCTGACAGTGATCGGAAGCGAAGTCGATGCAGTGAGGCTAGCTCGATCACTGATGAAGAAATTCGGCAGCGCCTCCTTGGTGAAGGTGGAGCAAGTCGTTAAAGTGTATCGATTTGATCAAGAACAGTATGCAGCGTCCATGATATATGAAGGTCAACGCGCAGACAACTACAACAACAATTATGGTCAACCAAGCTTCTACAACACAACTCCACTGCCACAGTACACTCCCCAGTATCATTATCCATACGAGAAGCCTAATTATGATTCAGGCTGCTCCATCATGTGA
- the LOC108220431 gene encoding succinate dehydrogenase assembly factor 1, mitochondrial: MGASSRPKLSGLQKQVLALYREFLRAARAKSTEDRKQIELIVSEQFRRNLTQVDRKNFLYIEHLLRRGKHQLDQLKNPATIGLSSLNVKVSDVKHS, encoded by the coding sequence ATGGGTGCCTCCAGTAGACCGAAGTTGTCAGGGTTACAAAAGCAAGTGCTTGCTCTTTATAGGGAATTTTTGCGAGCAGCTCGGGCTAAATCAACTGAAGATCGAAAACAGATTGAATTAATTGTTTCTGAACAGTTTCGTCGCAATTTAACCCAAGTAGATCGCaaaaattttctttatattgAACACTTACTTCGTCGTGGGAAGCACCAACTTGATCAGCTCAAAAACCCAGCTACTATTGGACTATCATCCTTGAATGTAAAAGTTTCGGATGTCAAGCACAGCTAA